The window AAAACTGTTGCCGGAGGAGGAAGAGGCCCGTGTTTCGTGAAGTTCCGGCAGTCAAGGACTTAATTAAAAAGTGCGTGCGCTGCGGGCAGTGCCGCTCCGTCTGTCCCATTTTCAGCGAAATCAGGATTGAAGGAGCCGCACCGCGAGCTCACGTCTTCCTGGTCCAGTTGCTGAGGGACGGAGAACTGAAACCTTCCTCTCAGCTGGCCCAGCGTGCCAGCCGCTGTCTCTTATGCCAGGCCTGCAGCAAAAACTGCCCTTCCGGCATACCCGTAGACCAGATGGTGGCGGCAGCCCGGGCTCACCTGGTAGATTACGGCGATTCTTCCCTCAAGCGCTTTTTACTTCGCAACCTGTGGACTGATTCCACCAGCCTGCGCTTCATTGGCTTTTTCCTCTGGGGATACCAGGCTTCCGGCCTCCGCTCTCTGGCCCGGCGCGCCGGATTGACCCGTTTTCTGCCTTCGACCCTGTCGCGGGCGGAAAAATTGTTGAGCCCAGTACCCCACCCGCCGGCGGCAAAACTGCCTGCGGTGAACCCGGCCAGGGGATCCCGCAGGCTCCGGGTAGGATATTTCCTGGGTTGCGCCACAAGTCTCTTTTATCCTTCCGTAGCCCGGGCCACGGTGGAAGTGCTTACCCGGAACGGGTGCGAGGTGGTGATTCCCCGCCGTCTCAACTGCTGCGGAATGCCCCACCTGGCCAACGGAGAGGCAGAAACCGCCCGGCAGGTAATGCAAAACAACGTAGAAGCTTTTCTGGAGGCGGGGGTAGATACAGTAGTAACCGACTGCGCTTCATGCAGTTCCATGCTGGAGGGCCACTATTTTGACCAATTGTTTGCCGGGAACCCCTTCCTGGAAAAGGCCAAAGAGTTCAGCCGTAAGGTTTACGACCTGACCGCCTTCCTGGCAGATAAGCTGGAGCTCAGCCAGGAATTCGGCCAGCTCCCGGCAACCAGTGTGACTTACCATGACCCCTGCCATTCAATTCACGGCCAAGGTATCAAGAAACAACCCCGGAAGCTACTGCAAATGCTACCGGGAGTCAAGTTCGTCGAAAACGATTCCGCCGGGCAATGCTGCGGCGGCGCCGGAACGTTCAGCATGAACCATTACGACCTCTCCATGCGCATCCTGAACCGCAAAATTGAGGCTATTCGCCAGACCGGCGCCTCAGCCGTTGCCACGTCCTGCCCCGCCTGCTCCATGCAGCTCCGCCACGGCATGGAGCAGCACGGACTGAACCTGACCATACTCCACCCGGTAGAACTTCTGGCCCGTTCCTACCGGATAGCCGAAAAAACAACTGCCGCCTCCAAAACAGGCTAACGCAAAGGCCTGAGCAGTTTTGCTCAGGCCTTTGCCACTTTCACTCCCGCCATTCGGCAGCCAAGGATTCAATCTTTATGTTTATCTGAATTACCCTGTTCGCCTGTTCCCGCATAAATATACAGAGACAAAAAATCGATTTCCGGGATGGTAAACTCCACAACTTTCTCCTGGACACCCACAATCTGGGTCCGGTGGTTAAAATGGAACCCCTTTTGGTTCTGGACGTGTACGAGCATGCCTATTTTATCGACTACGGAACGAACCGGGCCGCCTACATCGAAGCTTTTATGCAAAATATCGACTGGGAGCCGGTAAGGGCGCGGTACCGGTACTTTTAAAAGCTTACCTAACTGACGGGATTGAATTCAAGTTCAGAACCGTCCCCGGCTTGAACCCGGCTTGAACCCAGACGGTTGATTCGCTTAGTCTCTGGATGGAAATAAAACTTATTTATAATGCAGGGAATAAATCAAACGGTGTCGAATTTTTTCCAAGAAATTGCTCCGAGGGAGTGGTTTAAATGGCTATACGTACGCGCTCGACCATGGGCAAAATGTTCCTCCAGATGGTAGGCATCGGCATAATTATGGGAATAATCTTTCCCTTTTATGCAAATTATTTTGTCCACTTTATCCCGGAACGCAAGACTTTTTTTATTGCAGGCTGTCTGGTGGCCGGAATAATCGTTGGTCTGGTTAATTATCTGATAGCCTTGCAGACACTGCTCAAACCAATCCAGACCATTACCGCTAAGACGATAAATGTTTCTCGAGGAGACCTTACTGAAAAACTCACCCTTGATGGCAAGGACATCATCGGGGAACTGGCCCGGAATACGAACCAGATGATAGAT is drawn from Calderihabitans maritimus and contains these coding sequences:
- a CDS encoding (Fe-S)-binding protein → MFREVPAVKDLIKKCVRCGQCRSVCPIFSEIRIEGAAPRAHVFLVQLLRDGELKPSSQLAQRASRCLLCQACSKNCPSGIPVDQMVAAARAHLVDYGDSSLKRFLLRNLWTDSTSLRFIGFFLWGYQASGLRSLARRAGLTRFLPSTLSRAEKLLSPVPHPPAAKLPAVNPARGSRRLRVGYFLGCATSLFYPSVARATVEVLTRNGCEVVIPRRLNCCGMPHLANGEAETARQVMQNNVEAFLEAGVDTVVTDCASCSSMLEGHYFDQLFAGNPFLEKAKEFSRKVYDLTAFLADKLELSQEFGQLPATSVTYHDPCHSIHGQGIKKQPRKLLQMLPGVKFVENDSAGQCCGGAGTFSMNHYDLSMRILNRKIEAIRQTGASAVATSCPACSMQLRHGMEQHGLNLTILHPVELLARSYRIAEKTTAASKTG